Proteins encoded in a region of the Pseudomonas putida genome:
- the guaA gene encoding glutamine-hydrolyzing GMP synthase, whose amino-acid sequence MALDIHAHRILILDFGSQYTQLIARRVREIGVYCELHPFDMDDEAIREFNPRGIILAGGPESVHEANSPRAPQAVFDLNVPVLGICYGMQTMAEQMGGKVEGSDLREFGYARVDVVGKSRLLDGIEDHVDDDGVLGLDVWMSHGDKVTQMPGNFNILASTPSCPIAGMYDDARGYYGVQFHPEVTHTKQGGRILSRFVQDICGCEALWTASNIVEDAIAQVRAQVGSANVLLGLSGGVDSSVVAALLHRAIGDQLTCVFVDNGLLRLHEGDQVMAMFKENMGVKVIRADAEKQFLDNLEGEADPEKKRKIIGRTFIDIFDAEASKLENIQFLAQGTIYPDVIESAGAKSGKAHVIKSHHNVGGLPEEMNLKLVEPLRELFKDEVRKIGLELGLPYDMVYRHPFPGPGLGVRILGEVKKEYADILRRADHIFIEELRKADWYHKTSQAFVVFQPVKSVGVVGDGRRYAWVVALRAVETVDFMTARWAHLPYELLETVSGRIINEIDGISRVTYDVSSKPPATIEWE is encoded by the coding sequence ATGGCCCTCGACATTCACGCTCACCGCATCCTGATCCTCGATTTCGGTTCCCAGTACACCCAGCTGATCGCCCGCCGCGTGCGCGAAATCGGCGTGTACTGCGAACTGCACCCGTTCGACATGGACGATGAAGCGATCCGCGAATTCAACCCGCGCGGCATCATCCTCGCCGGCGGCCCCGAGTCGGTTCACGAAGCCAACAGCCCGCGCGCGCCGCAGGCCGTGTTCGACCTGAACGTACCCGTGCTGGGCATCTGCTACGGCATGCAGACCATGGCCGAGCAAATGGGCGGCAAGGTCGAAGGTTCCGACCTGCGTGAGTTCGGTTATGCCCGCGTGGACGTGGTCGGCAAGAGCCGCCTGCTCGACGGCATCGAAGACCACGTTGACGACGACGGCGTGCTGGGCCTGGACGTGTGGATGAGCCACGGCGACAAGGTCACCCAGATGCCGGGCAACTTCAACATCCTGGCCAGCACCCCAAGCTGCCCGATCGCCGGCATGTACGACGATGCCCGCGGCTACTACGGCGTGCAATTCCACCCGGAAGTGACCCACACCAAGCAGGGCGGTCGCATCCTGTCCCGCTTCGTGCAGGACATCTGCGGCTGTGAAGCCCTGTGGACCGCGTCCAACATCGTCGAAGACGCCATCGCCCAGGTGCGTGCACAAGTAGGTTCGGCCAACGTCCTGCTGGGCCTGTCCGGCGGTGTTGACAGCTCGGTGGTTGCCGCGCTGCTGCACCGTGCCATCGGCGACCAGCTGACCTGCGTATTCGTCGACAACGGCCTGCTGCGCCTGCACGAAGGTGACCAGGTGATGGCCATGTTCAAAGAGAACATGGGCGTCAAGGTGATCCGTGCCGATGCTGAAAAGCAGTTCCTCGACAACCTGGAAGGCGAAGCCGACCCAGAGAAGAAGCGCAAGATCATCGGCCGCACCTTCATCGACATCTTCGATGCCGAAGCCAGCAAGCTGGAAAACATCCAGTTCCTCGCCCAAGGCACCATCTACCCGGACGTGATCGAGTCGGCGGGTGCCAAGAGCGGCAAGGCCCATGTGATCAAGTCGCACCACAACGTGGGTGGCCTGCCAGAGGAAATGAACCTCAAGCTGGTCGAGCCGCTGCGTGAACTGTTCAAGGACGAAGTGCGCAAGATCGGCCTGGAGCTGGGCCTGCCGTACGACATGGTCTACCGCCACCCGTTCCCAGGCCCGGGCCTGGGCGTGCGTATCCTCGGTGAAGTGAAGAAGGAATACGCCGACATCCTGCGTCGCGCCGACCACATCTTCATCGAAGAACTGCGCAAGGCCGATTGGTACCACAAGACCAGCCAGGCGTTCGTGGTGTTCCAGCCGGTCAAGTCGGTTGGCGTCGTTGGCGACGGCCGTCGCTACGCCTGGGTCGTGGCCCTGCGTGCCGTCGAGACCGTGGACTTCATGACCGCGCGTTGGGCGCACCTGCCGTACGAGCTGCTGGAAACCGTCAGCGGCCGTATCATCAACGAAATCGACGGTATCTCGCGCGTTACTTACGACGTGTCGAGCAAGCCGCCTGCCACTATCGAGTGGGAATAA
- a CDS encoding multicopper oxidase family protein, translated as MSFTRRQMLKGLTGLVVVGLGAGGAARYWLGKVEDDNAGHDYELIAAPLDVELVPGFKTEAWAFGPSAPGTELRVRQGTWLRVRFINHLPVETTIHWHGIRLPLEMDGVPYVSQLPVKPGEYFDYKFRVPDAGSYWYHPHVSSSEELGRGLVGPLIVEEREPTGFLHERTLSLKNWHVDEQGAWLPFSIPREAARNGTAGRLITINGQADSVTELPAGQVVRVRLLNLDNTWTYRLNLKGNCEAKIYALDGNPVTPRPLEDDYWLGPGMRICLAIRIPQAGEEISLRDGFVRLGTLRSVASNDAPSDWPPALPPNPIAEPDLENAEKLNFNFEWAASVTVTPDPDKPSSMWQINGQAWDITDKTCADRPIATLQKGKSYIFELKNMTQYQHPIHLHGMSFKVIGSNRHDIKEPWFTDTYLLGKNERAQVALVADNPGTWMFHCHVIDHMETGLMAAIAVV; from the coding sequence ATGTCCTTCACCCGTCGACAAATGCTCAAGGGCCTCACTGGCCTGGTTGTGGTTGGCCTGGGCGCCGGTGGCGCGGCGCGTTACTGGCTGGGCAAGGTCGAAGATGACAACGCCGGCCACGATTATGAGCTGATTGCAGCGCCCCTGGACGTCGAATTGGTGCCGGGCTTCAAGACCGAGGCCTGGGCATTCGGCCCGTCGGCACCGGGTACCGAGCTGCGCGTGCGCCAGGGCACCTGGTTGCGGGTACGCTTCATCAACCACCTGCCGGTCGAGACCACCATCCATTGGCACGGCATCCGCCTGCCGCTGGAAATGGACGGCGTGCCGTATGTCTCGCAACTGCCAGTCAAGCCGGGCGAGTATTTCGATTACAAGTTCCGCGTACCAGACGCCGGCAGCTACTGGTATCACCCGCATGTCAGCAGCTCCGAAGAGCTGGGCCGTGGCCTGGTTGGGCCGCTGATCGTCGAAGAGCGCGAACCGACTGGCTTCCTTCATGAGCGCACGCTGAGCCTGAAGAACTGGCATGTAGACGAGCAAGGCGCCTGGCTGCCCTTCAGCATCCCGCGTGAGGCCGCGCGCAACGGCACCGCCGGGCGCTTGATCACCATCAATGGCCAGGCCGACTCGGTCACCGAGCTGCCAGCCGGCCAGGTGGTGCGGGTGCGTCTGCTGAACCTGGACAACACCTGGACCTACCGCCTCAATCTCAAGGGCAACTGCGAAGCGAAAATCTATGCCCTGGACGGCAACCCAGTGACCCCACGGCCATTGGAAGACGACTACTGGCTTGGCCCCGGCATGCGTATCTGCCTGGCTATCCGCATTCCCCAAGCGGGTGAGGAAATCTCCCTGCGCGACGGTTTCGTGCGCCTGGGCACCCTGCGTTCAGTGGCCAGCAATGACGCGCCAAGCGACTGGCCGCCAGCGCTGCCACCCAACCCGATCGCCGAGCCAGACCTGGAGAATGCCGAAAAGCTCAACTTCAATTTCGAGTGGGCGGCGAGCGTCACGGTTACCCCTGACCCCGACAAACCGTCCAGCATGTGGCAGATCAACGGCCAGGCCTGGGACATCACCGACAAGACCTGCGCCGACCGCCCCATCGCCACGTTGCAGAAGGGCAAGAGCTACATTTTCGAGCTGAAGAACATGACCCAGTACCAGCACCCGATCCACCTGCATGGCATGAGCTTCAAGGTGATCGGCTCCAATCGCCACGACATCAAGGAGCCGTGGTTTACCGACACCTACCTGCTGGGCAAGAACGAGCGCGCCCAGGTTGCACTGGTGGCGGATAACCCAGGTACCTGGATGTTCCATTGCCACGTCATCGACCACATGGAAACCGGCCTGATGGCCGCGATCGCGGTGGTCTGA
- the tadA gene encoding tRNA adenosine(34) deaminase TadA, with amino-acid sequence MRPQIIDRSRDQEFMRLALALAAEGAALGEVPVGAVLVQHGQVIGQGFNRPIIDSDPSAHAEMVAIRAAAKAASNYRLPGSTLYVTLEPCSMCAGLIVHSRVMRVVFGALEPKAGIVQSQGQFFGQGFLNHRVMVEGGVLAEACGQILSEFFKARRAKG; translated from the coding sequence ATGCGTCCGCAGATCATCGATCGCAGCCGCGATCAGGAGTTCATGCGCCTGGCCCTGGCGCTGGCTGCCGAGGGCGCGGCGTTGGGCGAGGTGCCGGTGGGTGCGGTATTGGTGCAGCATGGGCAGGTGATTGGCCAGGGCTTCAACCGGCCGATCATCGACAGCGACCCGAGTGCGCATGCTGAAATGGTGGCCATCCGCGCAGCGGCGAAAGCGGCCAGCAACTACCGGCTGCCCGGCAGCACCCTGTACGTGACCCTGGAGCCGTGCAGCATGTGTGCAGGGCTGATCGTGCATTCGCGGGTGATGCGGGTGGTGTTTGGCGCGCTGGAGCCCAAGGCGGGGATCGTACAGAGCCAGGGGCAGTTCTTCGGCCAAGGGTTTCTGAACCACCGGGTGATGGTGGAGGGTGGAGTGCTGGCGGAGGCGTGCGGGCAGATCCTCAGCGAGTTCTTCAAGGCCCGCCGGGCCAAAGGCTGA